Below is a genomic region from Granulicella sibirica.
TCTCTTCGGTCATCGTGTCCCAGGGAAACGACACACCAGCCGAAGCAAGTTCATGTGGCGCAGGCGGAAGCGTCTCGAAGTAGAAGTTCGTAATCACCCCAAAGCTCGAACCACCCGCGCCCCGGCAAGCCCGGAAGAGGTCCGCGTCATGCTTCGCGTCGACGTGCCGCTTGACGACTTTGCCATTGGCCTCGACGGTGCAAATGTCCACCGCCGTCAGCCAGTCCGTCACCAGCCCGAACTTCCGTGACAGCACGCCATAACCGCCACCGCTCACATGCCCACCCGCCGCCACCGAGTAGCAGCTTCCACCAGGCATCGTCACGTTGTACTTCTTATAGAGCTCCGCATACGCCACGCCGAGCACCGCACCCGCTCCAACCTGGAAACCGCTCTTGCCATCCGGAGCAGCCGACGTATGGTTCAGCATCGAAACATCCAGGATTACGCCGTTCGGATTATTGGCGACGAAGTCCTCATAACAGTGCCCACCCGAACGAACCGTGGGCCGCAGTCCCGCGGCCACGATGCTCTGGAGAGCCGGAGCAACATCATCCGCGGTCGCCACGATCTCGATACGAGAAACGGAGTCAGCGTCTGTCGCTGGCCAGCGTGCATTCTTTCCCCGGCGAAGAAGGCTATAGCGTGGATCCTGCCGCGTAATGGTGGACGTCATATCACCCCAAGATCAGTTCTTCGGAATCTGTTGCTGGCACCCGCCACATGTGTGTGGCTCAGCGGGAAAGATGTCGGTATTGTCCGGCCTGTAAACCTTATCTTCACCAGCGTCCTTTTCCGTGTCAATGAGGCAAATGCCCTGTACCACCCTGCAAATTTTTACTCGCCGAAAGCGTGGCGCGGCGAGACGACGTAACGTGGAAGCGTATATGTTGGTTCAGTCCAGAAATTATTTACCGAGGGAGTCCCGCTTCATGCGTTTGTCCGCCGCAACTTCTGCTCTATCTCGAACCCTTCTCATCGCAGGCACCTCGACACTTCTGGCCACGACCGCCGTCGCCGCCCCGGTCAAACTCCGCACCGAGCAGATGACCAACCCCGCAGCCATCGACGTGGCAAAGCCCGTCTTCTCCTGGCAGAGTGACGCAACCTCCGCGAACTGGATGCAGTCCGCCTACGAAGTCCTCGTCAGCACCGATCCATCGAAGCTCGTTCCCGGCAAAGCCAACATCTGGGACTCCGGGAAGATCACATCCTCCGACTCCGTGAACATCCCCTACGCCGGCCCGGCCCTCACCGCGCAGACCCACTACTTCTGGGCCGTCCAGGTCACCGATAAGCAGGGCAAGACCACCCACTCCACTCCCGCATGGTTCGAGACCGGCCTCCTCACACCCTCCGCCTGGCACTCCCAGTGGATTCGCCGCGACGACCCCGCGGCAGCCCATGAACTCGAAGCCATCCGCTGGCTCTGGCTCCCCAACACCGATCCCAAACACGTCCCATCCGAGACTGCGGTCGAGTTCCGCTACCCCCTCCACCTCGACGCGAAGCCCATGCGCGCAAGCCTTCACGTCCTCGCCCACGGCAACTACACCGCAACGGTCAACGGCAAGACCACCGGCCAGCACGAAGAGTGGAGCGCCTTCGACTGGGAGGAGATCGGCTCCCTTCTCAAGCCCGGTGACAACGAGATCCTCATCAAGGTGACCGCCCCCCGCCTCGGCGACAAGCAGAAAGCAGCAGGCGGACCCGCCGGATTCGCGGCCTCCCTCCGCATCACCGATGCCGATGGAGCCGAACGTCGTATCACCTCCGATAAAGCCTGGCAGACCCGTCCAACCACCGGCGAATGGCAAGCCGCGCAGGAGATCGGCCCCCTCAGCCTTCCGCTCGGCCTCGGCACTGACCGCCGCTCTCTCGTCCCCGGCCCGAACCGCGTCTCAACCGACGCCTCCCTCCTCCGCAAGGATTTCTCCCTCACCGGCAAGGTCACCTCCGCCAAACTCACCATCACCGCCATGGGTGCCTATCGCGCCTTCATCAACGGCAAGCCCGTCGCCACGCATGACCTCCTGAACCCCGGCTTCACCGACTTCCACAAGCGCGTCCTCTACCAGACCTACGACGTCACCTCGCTCCTCACCACCGGCGACAACACCGTGGCCACCATACTCGGCAGCGGCTGGCACGGCTCCCCCCTTACCTGGTCCGGCTCCCGCGAGTACACCGATCCCGACGCCCTCCGCGCCCAGCTCGACGTCACCCTCGCCGACGGCTCCCACAAGACCATCGGCACCGACGAAACGTGGCAAACCGCCCAGGCGCCGGTTCTCTTCTCCGAGATCTACGCCGGCGAAGTCTACGACGCACGCCTCGCCCTCACCGGCTGGAACGCCCCCCACTTCACCGGCAAGAACTGGTCCCCCGCCGTCCCCGCGACCGTCTCGCCTGAGGTCACCCTGACCTCGCAGCCCGACCTCTCCATCGCCGAATCCAACATCATCAAGCCCATCGCGATGGACCCCGCCAACGCCGCTCATCCAGTCGTCTACGACATGGGCCAGAACATGGTCGGCAACATCGTCCTCCACGTACACGGCCCCGCCGGAACCGCCGTCCAGATGCGCTTCGCTGAGCGCCTTAATCCAGACGGCAGCATGTACACCCTCAACCTCCGCAACGCCACCGTCACCGACACCTACGTCCTCTCCGGTAAGGGCGACGAGACCTACACCCCCAGCTTCACCTTCCACGGCTTCCGCTACGTCGAGTTAGCCGGATACCCCGGAACCCCCACCACCGCAAGCATCGAAGGCCTCGTCTACAACAGCCTTCCCCAAACTCCCTCCATCCGCTTCAACAGCTCCAGTGAACTCCTCAACAGCATGGGCAAACTCGGCATCTGGGGACAGCGCGGCAACTTCGTCTCCGTCCCCACCGACTGCCCGCAGCGCGACGAGCGCCTCGGCTGGATGGGCGATGCTGGCGTCTTCTGGCGCACCGGAACCTATAACTTCGACATTGGCAGCTTCACCCACAAATTCATGTTCGACATGGAAGACGCCCAGAACGACAGAGGTGCCTTCTCCGACGTCTCCCCCAATCTCCTCGGACCCCAATCCGGCGCTCCCGGCTGGGCCGACGCAGGCATCCTCGTCCCCTACGCCGCATGGCTCCAGTACGGAGACAAGTCCATCCTCGAGCGCTCCTGGCCCCAGATGGAACACTTCATGGACTATCTCGCCACCACCAACCCCGACTTCCTCCGCGCCAAGGACCTCGGCAACAACTACGGCGACTGGCTCGCCCCCGACACCCACACCCCGCGCGACCTCATCGCCACCGCTTACTGGGCCATCCTGGCCCGCGACATGAAGGAGATGGCCCTCGCCATCGGCCAGCAACAGCAGGCCGACAAGTATCAGGCCCTCTACGACCACATCGCCGAAGCCTATCGCAAGGCGTACGTCCAGCCCGACGGCACCGTCACCGGCAACACCCAGGCCGCCTACGTCGTCACTCTTTACTCCGGTATCGCGCCTGAATCGCTCCGCGCCAACATGGTCGACCGCCTCGTCAAGGACATCGCCGCCCACGACAACCACCTCACCACCGGCTTCCTCGGCACGCCGTTCCTGATGTTCGTCCTCGACGACAACCAGCGCGCCGACATCGCCTACAAGCTTCTCCTGCAGGACACCTACCCCTCCTGGGGCTACATGGTCCGCAAGGGCGCAACCACATGGTGGGAGCGCTGGAACGGAGACACCGGCGACGCCTCCATGAACTCCTACAACCACTACGCCTTCGGCTCCGTCATGGCCTGGGTCTTCCGCCGCTCCGCCGGTATCGACACCGACCCCACCGGCGCCGGCTACCACCACCTCACCGTCAAACCCCACTTCGACGGCCGTCTGCCCCAGCTCCATACCGAGTACGACTCCGCCTACGGCACCGTCACCACCGACTGGAACCGCACCACCGGCAAGTTCACCCTCACCAACCCCGCCAACACCACCGCGACGGTCACACTGCCCAACGGCAGAACCGCCGACGTAGGCAGCGGAACCCACACCTACACGATTAACTAACCTCTACTCACGAAAACGTCTTCGCTGCTTCCGCCTTGCGGTTGGCGGTTCCATGGCAACAGAGTAAGCAGGCCACACCATCCGGTCCCCCGTTTTATGGGGGACCGGATGGTATTCTGGGGCTATGAAATTCGGCGTTCTGGTGTTTCCCGGATCGAACTGCGACCACGACACGTACAACGTGGTGGAGTCGCTTCTACATGTGCCGGTGACCTATCTCTGGCACGCTTCGGAGGATCTCCAGGGGTGCGATGCGATCCTCGTTCCCGGTGGTTTTGCCTATGGGGATTATTTGCGGACGGGCGCAATTGCAAAGTTCGCGCCGGTGATGCAGTCGGTGGCGAAGTTCGCGAAGAATGGCGGATTGGTATTGGGAATCTGCAACGGATTCCAGATCCTGTGTGAGGCGGGTCTTCTGCCGGGTACGCTGATGCGAAACCGAGGGCAGCAGTACATCTGCAAACAGGTGCATCTGCGGACGGAGACCGCAGAGTCGCCGTTCACGCACACGCTGTCCGAGGGACAGGTACTGCGGATGCCGATCGGGCATATGGAAGGCAACTACTTCTGCGATGACGCTACGTTGAAGGCGCTGCAGGATCAGGATCGCATCGCGTTCCGGTATGCAACGCGCGCGGGCGAGGTGACGGATGCGGCGAATCCTAACGGGTCGCTCGAGAACATCGCCGGGGTGCTGAACGAAGGACGGAACGTGCTTGGACTGATGCCGCACCCGGACCGGTCGAGCGAGGCGCTGCTCGGTTCGAGCGATGGGCTCGCTCTCTTTCAGGCGATGGCGGCCTCGCTGAAGGGCACATTTGGGGGGCAGGTGCTGGAAGTCAAGGAGCTTCTTACTCCCACCCAGACATGGTAGATATCCATCACCATCTTTTACCCGGGTTGGATGATGGAGCTCCGGATATGGAGACGTCCGTCGCCATGGCGAAGATGGCGGCGGCCGATGGAATCACCCATATCGCCTGCTCACCGCATGCGAATGGCAAGTACAGCTATGACCTGGCGCGGAACGAAGAGCTGGCGAACGATTTGCGGGGGCGGCTGGCACGGGCGGGAGTGGCGCTGACCATAGGGGTTGGCTGCGATTTTCACCTGTCGTATGACAACATCCAGGCGGCACTCGCGGATACGAAGAAGTACACCATCAACGGGCATGGGTATCTCCTGGTGGAGTTGCCGGACTATGGCCTCCCGCGCGGCTTGACGGAGACGTTCTACCAACTGCGTCTCGCGGGCATGACGCCTATCCTCACGCATCCGGAGCGAAATCCGACGCTGCAACAAGAAATGGATAGGATCGTGGACTGGCTGCGGGGCGGGCTTCTCGTGCAGGTGACGACGAATTCGGTCACGGGCGGGATGGGCAGGAAGGCGGAGCGGGCGGCGCACGATCTGCTCGCGAAGAAGTGGGTGCATTTTCTGGCGACGGATGCGCACAATACGACGTCCCGGCCCCCGAAGATGAGCGAGGCGCGGCGGATGGTCGAGAAGAAATACGGGGTGGAGTACGCGCAGGCCTTATGCGTGGACAATCCTCTGGCCGTCTTTGAAGGAAGGCCGCTGCCGGAGCAGGACGAGGCGGAAGATCTCTACGAAGACAAGAAGAAGGACAAAGGGTGGGTGGCGCGGCTGCTTGGACGCTAGCTGTTCAGGCCCAGGCCGCCGTCCACGGCCAGTAGCTGGCCTGTGATGAAATGGGGACCGGTCGCGAAGAAGAGGGCGGCAGCCGCTACGTCCGCGGAGGTTCCGTTGCGCTGCATGGGCGTTTTGTGAGCGAAGTGCTCGTAGGCTTCGCCGACCTCGCCTTGAACGATCATGCCGGGGGCAATGCAGTTGACGCTGATCTCGGGTGCCCAGGCCTTGGCCATCGTCTGCGAGAGCATATGCAGGGCGGCCTTCGAGGTGCAGTAGTGGGCGTGGGTTGACCAGGGATGGAGGCCGCCGAGGGAGCCTATGTTGAGGATGCGCCCGCGGGTGGCGCGGAGGTGCGGCAGGCAGGTACGGGCCATCAGGAAGGGACCGCGCGTATTCGAGGCGAACATGCCGTCCCACTCAGCGGCTGAGATGGATTCAAGTGGCGCGGAGGCGAAGATCCCGGCGTTGTTGACGAGGAGGTCGAGTCGGCCCAGCTGCGTGACCGCATCTGAGACCGCCGTTTCAATGCTGAGTTCGTCCGTGAGATCGCAGAAGAGCGCGGCTGCTTCCACGCCGCAGGACTTCAGATCGGCGAGGGTCGCGGCGGCTTCGTCACGGGATCCGCGATAAGTGATCGCGACGGCCGCGCCCTGCTCGGCGAGTGCCAGAGCGATGGCGCGGCCGATGCGTTTCGCGGCTCCAGTGATGAGGGCGGTCTTGCCGGCCAGCGGCTTCGAGGAACTCACTGAGGCGGCGCTGGCGGGTTCGAGACGGGAGCGGGGGTGTTCTGCTCGGACGGCGGAAGAGGCGTGGGCGGCGGTGGAGTCGTCGACGCTGGAGCCGGGACGCTCTTCGACTTGGGATCGGCCGTCTTGGGGCGAACGGGTTCCTGAACGCCCGCCTTCGCCGTCGAAGCCTTGCCGGAGTTGTCGACGTAGGTGGAGATCTGCTCGCGTGGGCGCAGCATCTCGACGGGGATCTGGCGGCTCGATTCCGAAATCAGGAAGTCTTCCGCGTACGTGGCGAAGCCGTTCGCGAGAACCTGCACGCGTAGATTGCTGCCGGTCGGGATAACGTCGATGATGGCCTTGCCGTCGGGGTCGGTCTTGACCTCGAGATTGCCGAGATCCTTCCCGTCTTCGCGGATCTCGTGGAAGATGACGGCTGCGTTCGGGATGGGCTTGTGGTTATAGCCCTTGGTGACGAGCACTTCGATATGCGAAGTCTCGGGTGGCGGCTTGTACTTGCGGCCGCGGCTCTTGGGAGCGTCCTGAGCGAGCACGAACGGCATGAGCGAGAGTGCGAGGCCCGAGGCTGCGGCGAGCTTGATGGCCGAGCGTATGGTGCGGGAGGTCATGCTGCATTCTACGGCTTTTGTGTCTGGGATGTGAAGGTTGAGGGGGGCCGGAAAGGCTGCGCGTGATTGACTCACATTTCACAATCGACGGCTTGACAAGGTTCGCGACGGGGCCTATCGTTAGCAATCGAAGGGCTAGACTGCTAACGCGGTGAGTCCGGGCTGAAGGTTGAGGACTTGGTGATCTTACACCGGTCTGGGCCTTTTCGGCCGAGATTCGAGCGGGAACAACCTGCTTCCAGAACGTAAACCCCACACAGCTACAAGGAGACGCACGCAATGTCGAAATCATTCACTCCGCTGCACGACCGTATCCTGGTTCGTCGCATTGAAGAGGGCGAGAGCATCCGCGGCGGGATCATCATCCCGGACTCGGCCAAGGAAAAGCCACAGCAGGGCGAGGTCATCTCGGTCGGCAAGGGTAAGTCGAACGACGAAGGCAAAGTCTTCCCGCTCGATGTGAAGGCAGGCGACAGCATCCTGTTCGGCAAGTACTCGGGCACCGAGATCAAGCTCGACGGCGAAGAGCTTCTGATCATGCGCGAAGAAGAAGTCCTCGGAATCCTCTCCAAGTAGCACTTCGTGCCGTCTTGGACGCCTTCGGCGTGTGCCCTTGTGCAGCCCCGTAAGGTTTTGTTCTAACGAGAAGTTTTCAACGACATTTCTGGAGTTCTGTAATGGCAAAGCAAATTCTGCATGGAGAAGATTCACGTCAGGCGATCCTGCGTGGAGTCAACATTTTGGCCGATGCCGTCAAGGTGACGCTCGGACCCAAGGGACGTAACGTCGTCATCGAGAAGAAGTTCGGTTCGCCGACGATCACCAAGGACGGCGTCACCGTCGCCAAGGAGATCGAGCTCGCGAATGCACTCGAGAACATGGGCGCGCAGATGGTGCGCGAAGTGGCCTCGAAGACATCCGACATCGCCGGCGACGGCACCACGACCGCGACGGTTCTGGCCCAGGCCATCTACCGCGAGGGCGTGAAGACGGTTGCGGCCGGTGCGAACCCGATGGCGCTCAAGCGCGGCATCGACAAGGCTGTCACCGCCATCATCGGCAAGCGCGATGAGCATGGTGTCATCCAGGGCGGCGCGTTGAGCGAGTTCTCGAAGCCGGTTTCGGGCGACATGATTGCCCAGGTCGGAACGATCTCGGCGAACTCTGACTCGCAGATCGGCGTCATCATCGCCGAGGCGATGAAGAAGGTTGGCAAGGACGGCGTCATCACCGTCGAAGAGTCGCGCACGATGGAGACGCAGCTCGATGTGGTCGAGGGTATGCAGTTCGACCGCGGCTACCTTTCACCCTACTTCGTGACCGATGCGGAGCGGATGGAAGTTGCCGTTGAGAACCCCTACATCCTGATCTACGAGAAGAAGATCTCGTCGATGAAGGACCTTCTTCCCCTGCTCGAGCAGATCGCCCGCACCGCCAAGCCCCTCATCATCATTGCTGAGGATGTCGACGGCGAAGCGCTCGCAACCCTCGTGGTCAATAAGCTGCGCGGCACGCTGAACGTGGCTGCTGTCAAGGCTCCTGGCTTCGGCGATCGTCGCAAGGCGATGCTGCAGGACATTGCCATCCTGACCGGCGGCAAGGCCATCACGGAAGACCTCGGCATCAAGCTCGAGGGCGTCAAGATCGAGGATCTCGGCACGGCGAAGCGCGTCACGATCGACAAGGACAACACCACGATCGTCGATGGCGGCGGAGCGGATGACGATATCTCGGGCCGCGTGAAGGAGATCCGTGCGCAGGTCGAGAAGACCACCTCGGACTACGACCGCGAGAAGCTGCAGGAGCGCCTCGCCAAGCTGGTTGGCGGCGTTGCGGTGATCAAGGTCGGCGCAGCTACCGAGACCGAGATGAAGGAAAAGAAGGCCCGCGTGGAAGATGCGATGCATGCAACGCGCGCGGCAGTCGAGGAAGGCATCGTCCCGGGCGGCGGCGTCGCCCTGGTCCGTTGCACCCCGGTTGTCGATGCCCTCATCAAGACGCTCGAAGGCGATGAGAAGATC
It encodes:
- a CDS encoding family 78 glycoside hydrolase catalytic domain; this encodes MRLSAATSALSRTLLIAGTSTLLATTAVAAPVKLRTEQMTNPAAIDVAKPVFSWQSDATSANWMQSAYEVLVSTDPSKLVPGKANIWDSGKITSSDSVNIPYAGPALTAQTHYFWAVQVTDKQGKTTHSTPAWFETGLLTPSAWHSQWIRRDDPAAAHELEAIRWLWLPNTDPKHVPSETAVEFRYPLHLDAKPMRASLHVLAHGNYTATVNGKTTGQHEEWSAFDWEEIGSLLKPGDNEILIKVTAPRLGDKQKAAGGPAGFAASLRITDADGAERRITSDKAWQTRPTTGEWQAAQEIGPLSLPLGLGTDRRSLVPGPNRVSTDASLLRKDFSLTGKVTSAKLTITAMGAYRAFINGKPVATHDLLNPGFTDFHKRVLYQTYDVTSLLTTGDNTVATILGSGWHGSPLTWSGSREYTDPDALRAQLDVTLADGSHKTIGTDETWQTAQAPVLFSEIYAGEVYDARLALTGWNAPHFTGKNWSPAVPATVSPEVTLTSQPDLSIAESNIIKPIAMDPANAAHPVVYDMGQNMVGNIVLHVHGPAGTAVQMRFAERLNPDGSMYTLNLRNATVTDTYVLSGKGDETYTPSFTFHGFRYVELAGYPGTPTTASIEGLVYNSLPQTPSIRFNSSSELLNSMGKLGIWGQRGNFVSVPTDCPQRDERLGWMGDAGVFWRTGTYNFDIGSFTHKFMFDMEDAQNDRGAFSDVSPNLLGPQSGAPGWADAGILVPYAAWLQYGDKSILERSWPQMEHFMDYLATTNPDFLRAKDLGNNYGDWLAPDTHTPRDLIATAYWAILARDMKEMALAIGQQQQADKYQALYDHIAEAYRKAYVQPDGTVTGNTQAAYVVTLYSGIAPESLRANMVDRLVKDIAAHDNHLTTGFLGTPFLMFVLDDNQRADIAYKLLLQDTYPSWGYMVRKGATTWWERWNGDTGDASMNSYNHYAFGSVMAWVFRRSAGIDTDPTGAGYHHLTVKPHFDGRLPQLHTEYDSAYGTVTTDWNRTTGKFTLTNPANTTATVTLPNGRTADVGSGTHTYTIN
- the purQ gene encoding phosphoribosylformylglycinamidine synthase subunit PurQ, yielding MKFGVLVFPGSNCDHDTYNVVESLLHVPVTYLWHASEDLQGCDAILVPGGFAYGDYLRTGAIAKFAPVMQSVAKFAKNGGLVLGICNGFQILCEAGLLPGTLMRNRGQQYICKQVHLRTETAESPFTHTLSEGQVLRMPIGHMEGNYFCDDATLKALQDQDRIAFRYATRAGEVTDAANPNGSLENIAGVLNEGRNVLGLMPHPDRSSEALLGSSDGLALFQAMAASLKGTFGGQVLEVKELLTPTQTW
- a CDS encoding tyrosine-protein phosphatase — its product is METSVAMAKMAAADGITHIACSPHANGKYSYDLARNEELANDLRGRLARAGVALTIGVGCDFHLSYDNIQAALADTKKYTINGHGYLLVELPDYGLPRGLTETFYQLRLAGMTPILTHPERNPTLQQEMDRIVDWLRGGLLVQVTTNSVTGGMGRKAERAAHDLLAKKWVHFLATDAHNTTSRPPKMSEARRMVEKKYGVEYAQALCVDNPLAVFEGRPLPEQDEAEDLYEDKKKDKGWVARLLGR
- a CDS encoding SDR family NAD(P)-dependent oxidoreductase, which encodes MSSSKPLAGKTALITGAAKRIGRAIALALAEQGAAVAITYRGSRDEAAATLADLKSCGVEAAALFCDLTDELSIETAVSDAVTQLGRLDLLVNNAGIFASAPLESISAAEWDGMFASNTRGPFLMARTCLPHLRATRGRILNIGSLGGLHPWSTHAHYCTSKAALHMLSQTMAKAWAPEISVNCIAPGMIVQGEVGEAYEHFAHKTPMQRNGTSADVAAAALFFATGPHFITGQLLAVDGGLGLNS
- a CDS encoding co-chaperone GroES, whose product is MSKSFTPLHDRILVRRIEEGESIRGGIIIPDSAKEKPQQGEVISVGKGKSNDEGKVFPLDVKAGDSILFGKYSGTEIKLDGEELLIMREEEVLGILSK
- the groL gene encoding chaperonin GroEL (60 kDa chaperone family; promotes refolding of misfolded polypeptides especially under stressful conditions; forms two stacked rings of heptamers to form a barrel-shaped 14mer; ends can be capped by GroES; misfolded proteins enter the barrel where they are refolded when GroES binds), translating into MAKQILHGEDSRQAILRGVNILADAVKVTLGPKGRNVVIEKKFGSPTITKDGVTVAKEIELANALENMGAQMVREVASKTSDIAGDGTTTATVLAQAIYREGVKTVAAGANPMALKRGIDKAVTAIIGKRDEHGVIQGGALSEFSKPVSGDMIAQVGTISANSDSQIGVIIAEAMKKVGKDGVITVEESRTMETQLDVVEGMQFDRGYLSPYFVTDAERMEVAVENPYILIYEKKISSMKDLLPLLEQIARTAKPLIIIAEDVDGEALATLVVNKLRGTLNVAAVKAPGFGDRRKAMLQDIAILTGGKAITEDLGIKLEGVKIEDLGTAKRVTIDKDNTTIVDGGGADDDISGRVKEIRAQVEKTTSDYDREKLQERLAKLVGGVAVIKVGAATETEMKEKKARVEDAMHATRAAVEEGIVPGGGVALVRCTPVVDALIKTLEGDEKIGASIIRRAIEEPLRMIVSNAGEEGAVVIGKIHDSKEANYGYNAGTGAYEDLVAAGVIDPTKVTRTALQNAASIAGLMLTTEAMISEIPEKKEAAGGGHQHGGGGMDGMY